One window of Paenibacillus sp. FSL K6-3182 genomic DNA carries:
- a CDS encoding Veg family protein yields MAKNALLDIKRSLEAHVGSKIRLRANGGRRKTIERTGTLEETYPSVFIVKLDEEQHAFKRVSYSYADILTESVEVTVCNDEGQVRIAHLQQ; encoded by the coding sequence ATGGCAAAAAATGCGCTATTGGATATTAAACGCAGCTTGGAAGCTCATGTTGGCTCCAAAATCCGTCTTCGAGCGAACGGTGGACGACGAAAGACCATCGAACGAACCGGTACGTTGGAAGAAACCTACCCTTCTGTTTTCATTGTAAAGCTGGATGAAGAGCAGCATGCCTTTAAGCGTGTCTCTTACAGCTATGCGGACATACTGACTGAGTCGGTGGAAGTGACCGTATGCAATGATGAAGGTCAAGTCCGTATCGCCCATTTGCAACAATAG
- a CDS encoding small, acid-soluble spore protein, alpha/beta type, with protein sequence MGRRRRGVMSEELKYELAKDLGFYDTVQQEGWGSIRAKDAGNMVKRAIQIAEQAAAKTNQP encoded by the coding sequence ATGGGTCGCAGAAGACGCGGAGTAATGTCTGAGGAATTGAAATATGAGCTTGCTAAAGATCTTGGTTTTTATGATACGGTGCAGCAAGAGGGCTGGGGAAGCATACGCGCGAAGGACGCCGGAAATATGGTGAAACGCGCAATACAAATCGCTGAACAGGCTGCTGCCAAAACAAATCAACCCTAA
- the ispE gene encoding 4-(cytidine 5'-diphospho)-2-C-methyl-D-erythritol kinase produces the protein MKIYEKAPAKINLLLDVLRKRDDGYHEVEMIMTMVDLADRLEMEELPRDTIIISSQVGYIPLDEKNLAFQAARLIKDRYDVKQGVYIHLDKKIPVAAGLAGGSSDAAAALRGLNRLWKLQIPEDELCKLGAELGSDVPFCVTGGTAIARGRGEKLEHIANPPQCWVVLAKPPINVSTADVYGRFRANELKEHPSISNMVGALERGSFADICEGLGNVLEKVTLDVHPEVMQLKESMIRLGADGVLMSGSGPTVFGLVSKEAKLPRIYNGLRGFCKEVYVVRMLT, from the coding sequence ATGAAAATTTATGAAAAAGCTCCTGCCAAAATTAATTTATTGCTCGATGTACTCCGCAAGCGTGATGACGGCTACCATGAAGTCGAAATGATTATGACGATGGTTGACCTTGCAGACCGACTTGAAATGGAAGAGCTACCTAGAGATACGATCATTATTTCAAGCCAAGTTGGATACATACCGTTAGATGAGAAGAACTTAGCGTTTCAGGCAGCTAGGCTTATTAAAGACCGTTATGATGTTAAGCAAGGCGTATATATTCATTTAGACAAAAAGATACCAGTCGCTGCGGGACTCGCTGGCGGTAGCAGTGATGCTGCTGCTGCTTTGCGAGGGCTAAACCGTTTGTGGAAGCTGCAGATCCCTGAGGACGAGCTGTGCAAGCTAGGCGCAGAGCTTGGCTCTGACGTTCCGTTCTGTGTAACAGGCGGCACTGCAATCGCAAGGGGGCGTGGTGAGAAGCTTGAGCATATCGCCAACCCTCCGCAATGCTGGGTTGTACTTGCCAAGCCGCCAATCAATGTATCGACGGCTGACGTATATGGCAGATTCCGCGCAAATGAGCTTAAAGAGCATCCATCCATTTCAAATATGGTTGGTGCACTTGAGCGCGGTTCTTTTGCCGATATATGTGAAGGACTTGGCAACGTACTCGAGAAAGTTACGCTGGACGTGCATCCTGAGGTTATGCAGCTGAAGGAAAGTATGATTCGGCTTGGTGCCGATGGCGTGCTTATGTCAGGCAGCGGACCTACTGTATTCGGCCTTGTGTCGAAGGAAGCCAAGCTTCCTCGTATTTATAATGGGCTCCGCGGTTTCTGCAAAGAAGTATATGTGGTAAGAATGCTCACATAA
- the purR gene encoding pur operon repressor, producing the protein MKKLKRSSRLVEMTQYLLSRPHTLISLTAFADRYQSAKSSISEDLAIIKEVFEEEGIGELHTLAGAAGGVRYTPKMQETTALTIMTSICRQLEQPERVLPGGYLYITDMLGQPELLADVGRMFATAFADRKIDVIMTVETKGIPLAYATAACLNIPVVIVRRDNKVTEGSAVSINYVSGSTKRIQTMSLARRALKEQSRVLIIDDFMKAGGTIQGMMDLLFEFKAIVAGVGVFVESGEVELEERLLEDYVSLAKLTAVDMKTKQTTVIPGNYFKE; encoded by the coding sequence TTGAAAAAGTTGAAACGGAGCTCGCGGTTGGTAGAGATGACCCAATACCTGTTAAGTCGACCCCACACGTTAATTTCACTGACAGCATTTGCTGATCGATATCAATCGGCAAAGTCTTCAATTAGTGAGGACCTGGCGATCATAAAAGAAGTGTTTGAGGAAGAAGGTATCGGCGAGCTTCATACACTTGCAGGAGCAGCAGGCGGAGTAAGATATACGCCTAAGATGCAAGAAACGACGGCTCTTACCATTATGACAAGCATATGCCGCCAGTTAGAGCAGCCTGAAAGGGTCCTTCCCGGCGGTTATTTGTATATAACGGATATGTTAGGCCAACCAGAGCTTCTCGCGGATGTCGGCAGAATGTTTGCAACTGCGTTCGCAGACCGGAAGATTGACGTCATTATGACCGTTGAGACAAAAGGAATACCACTAGCTTACGCTACAGCTGCGTGCTTGAATATTCCGGTTGTTATTGTACGGCGTGACAATAAGGTAACGGAAGGCTCTGCAGTGAGTATCAACTATGTATCAGGATCAACCAAGCGGATTCAGACGATGTCACTCGCACGTAGAGCGCTTAAGGAACAATCCCGCGTTCTCATTATCGATGACTTTATGAAGGCAGGCGGAACGATCCAAGGCATGATGGATTTGCTGTTTGAATTTAAAGCTATCGTCGCAGGCGTTGGCGTATTTGTTGAGTCAGGCGAGGTAGAACTCGAGGAACGGCTTCTTGAGGACTATGTCTCACTAGCTAAACTGACGGCTGTTGATATGAAGACAAAACAAACGACGGTAATTCCAGGCAACTATTTTAAAGAATAG
- a CDS encoding RidA family protein has translation MTTKQQMQVIATDKAPAAIGPYSQAIKLGGLLFTSGQIPLDAAGQLVDGGIEEQTHQVFRNLEAVLAAAGASFQDVVKATVFMKDMNQFATVNGIYSSYFGEHKPARSAVEVARLPKDVLVEIEVIASTIVE, from the coding sequence ATGACAACAAAGCAACAAATGCAGGTGATTGCAACGGACAAAGCTCCTGCAGCGATCGGACCTTATTCGCAAGCGATTAAGCTCGGAGGATTATTGTTCACTTCAGGACAAATTCCACTCGATGCGGCTGGGCAGCTTGTTGATGGCGGCATTGAGGAACAAACGCATCAGGTGTTTAGAAATTTGGAGGCCGTGCTTGCTGCTGCAGGTGCCAGCTTTCAAGATGTCGTAAAAGCGACCGTATTTATGAAAGATATGAATCAATTTGCAACGGTAAATGGCATTTACTCCTCTTACTTCGGAGAGCATAAACCGGCTCGTTCGGCCGTGGAGGTCGCAAGGCTGCCAAAGGATGTTCTTGTCGAAATAGAGGTCATTGCATCGACAATTGTCGAATGA
- the spoVG gene encoding septation regulator SpoVG, producing the protein MQITDVRLRRVNSEGRMKAIASITIDNEFVVHDIRVIDGNNGMFVAMPSKRTPDGEFRDIAHPISSTTREKIQAAVLAEYERAAEEVAIEEGA; encoded by the coding sequence GTGCAAATTACTGATGTCAGACTCCGCCGTGTAAATTCCGAAGGGCGTATGAAGGCAATCGCATCCATTACTATTGATAATGAATTCGTTGTTCACGATATTCGTGTCATCGATGGAAACAATGGTATGTTCGTTGCAATGCCAAGCAAACGTACTCCGGATGGAGAATTTCGGGATATCGCTCATCCGATCTCTTCAACCACCCGGGAGAAAATCCAGGCTGCTGTTCTCGCAGAATACGAGCGCGCAGCAGAAGAAGTTGCGATTGAAGAAGGAGCTTAA
- the glmU gene encoding bifunctional UDP-N-acetylglucosamine diphosphorylase/glucosamine-1-phosphate N-acetyltransferase GlmU: MKVMAIVLAAGQGKRMKSKLYKVLHPVCGKPMVGHVLDVVKEAAAERAVVIVGHGAEKVKSYLGDGAEYVLQEQQLGTGHAVLQAEALLGGEKGTTIVICGDTPLVQASTIEAMLELHHSSGAAATVLTAAFDDPTGYGRVIRGEDGTVQRIVEQKDCSAEEAAVKEINTGTYCFDNEKLFAALAKVTSNNAQGEYYLTDVIGIFREAGESVQGYCTTDVSEAIGVNDRVALAEAERFMRDRINRNHLLGGVTLIDASSTYIEAGVQIGSDTVIYPGTVLRGSTIIGEDCVIGPQADIADSTIGNGVAIKYSVVSESVIGDTSAVGPYANLRPGSKLGVGCKVGDFVELKNASLDDGSKVSHLSYVGDAKVGKDVNIGCGAITVNYDGYNKFVTEIGDNAFIGSNVNLIAPLKIGDGAYVVAGSTVTHDVPAGDLAIARERQVNKSGYADKIRGRAKAKKEKKQS, translated from the coding sequence ATGAAAGTTATGGCGATTGTGCTTGCTGCAGGACAGGGCAAGCGTATGAAATCGAAGTTATATAAGGTGCTGCATCCGGTGTGCGGCAAGCCGATGGTAGGCCATGTGCTTGATGTTGTGAAGGAAGCGGCTGCGGAGCGCGCGGTCGTTATTGTAGGTCACGGAGCTGAAAAGGTTAAATCGTATTTGGGCGATGGCGCTGAATACGTCTTGCAGGAGCAGCAGCTCGGTACCGGTCATGCGGTGCTGCAAGCGGAAGCACTGCTTGGCGGCGAGAAAGGTACGACGATTGTGATTTGCGGCGATACTCCGCTTGTGCAAGCATCGACAATTGAAGCCATGCTTGAGCTGCATCATTCGAGCGGAGCTGCTGCAACGGTGCTGACAGCCGCTTTTGACGATCCTACAGGCTATGGCCGCGTTATTCGTGGCGAAGATGGCACTGTACAGCGGATTGTTGAACAAAAGGACTGCTCAGCTGAAGAAGCGGCAGTTAAAGAAATTAATACAGGCACATATTGCTTCGACAATGAGAAGCTGTTCGCTGCGCTTGCTAAGGTAACGAGTAATAACGCACAAGGCGAGTATTATTTGACGGATGTTATCGGAATATTCCGTGAAGCGGGCGAATCTGTTCAAGGCTACTGCACGACAGATGTGTCAGAAGCCATAGGCGTGAATGACCGCGTGGCGCTTGCTGAGGCAGAGCGTTTCATGCGCGATCGAATTAACCGCAATCATCTGCTTGGCGGCGTCACTTTGATTGATGCGTCCTCAACTTACATCGAAGCGGGTGTTCAGATCGGATCTGACACTGTCATATATCCAGGTACAGTGCTTCGCGGGTCAACAATTATCGGAGAAGATTGTGTTATCGGTCCTCAAGCTGATATTGCGGACAGTACGATCGGCAACGGCGTCGCGATTAAATATTCAGTTGTTTCTGAATCTGTAATTGGCGATACAAGCGCTGTGGGGCCATACGCTAATTTGCGTCCAGGCTCGAAGCTTGGCGTTGGCTGCAAAGTTGGTGACTTTGTGGAGCTCAAAAACGCATCACTTGATGATGGCAGCAAAGTATCGCATCTAAGCTACGTTGGTGACGCTAAGGTTGGCAAAGACGTGAATATCGGCTGCGGCGCCATAACGGTCAATTATGACGGTTACAATAAATTTGTAACGGAAATCGGCGATAATGCCTTCATTGGCAGCAATGTCAATTTGATTGCACCATTGAAAATTGGCGATGGCGCATATGTTGTTGCCGGCTCTACGGTTACGCATGATGTACCTGCTGGTGATCTTGCGATCGCACGCGAACGCCAAGTGAATAAATCAGGTTATGCGGATAAGATCCGTGGACGTGCAAAAGCAAAAAAAGAAAAGAAACAATCATAA
- a CDS encoding 50S ribosomal protein L25/general stress protein Ctc codes for MAIAMNADQRTGTTKGELRQLRLQGKIPGVIYGKQLSDAAQVIVDSKELQALLRSQPNAVLEINIPSHGKTSVMIAEVQRDSLSRQVLHVDFHQINMNENVRANVRIHAEGDSQGVREGGILQLILHELEVQCLPGSIPDSISVDISSLEIGGSILVSDLKLPSGVELLAEPEQVVATILAPQKELTEEEAEAAAVELTEAESRSNEAKLEGVKSL; via the coding sequence ATGGCGATAGCTATGAACGCGGATCAACGAACTGGCACGACGAAAGGTGAGTTGCGCCAATTGCGGCTCCAAGGGAAAATACCGGGCGTTATTTATGGTAAACAGTTGAGTGATGCAGCACAAGTCATAGTGGATAGTAAGGAACTGCAGGCTTTGCTGCGTTCTCAGCCGAATGCGGTGCTTGAAATTAATATTCCATCCCATGGAAAAACCTCCGTTATGATCGCAGAGGTGCAACGTGATTCTTTGAGCAGGCAAGTGCTGCACGTTGATTTCCATCAAATTAATATGAACGAGAATGTGCGGGCGAACGTTCGTATTCATGCAGAAGGCGATTCTCAAGGTGTACGCGAGGGCGGTATCTTGCAGTTGATTTTGCATGAGCTTGAGGTGCAATGCTTGCCGGGCAGCATTCCTGATTCTATTTCCGTCGACATCTCGTCGCTGGAGATTGGCGGAAGCATACTCGTAAGCGATTTGAAGTTGCCGAGCGGCGTGGAATTACTAGCCGAGCCTGAGCAGGTCGTTGCAACGATTCTTGCGCCGCAAAAAGAGCTTACAGAAGAGGAAGCAGAGGCTGCTGCAGTGGAGCTTACAGAAGCAGAGTCACGCTCCAACGAAGCGAAGCTTGAAGGCGTTAAGAGCCTGTAG
- the pth gene encoding aminoacyl-tRNA hydrolase, with protein sequence MRWIAGLGNPGAAYQGTRHNVGFMVVDELARRWGISVTQNKCKALIGEGNVQGTKVVLIKPMTYMNLSGESVRSFLDYFKAEVQDGLIVYDDLDTEIGKLRLRYQGSAGGHNGIKSLIQHLGTQTFDRVRMGISRPQPGMNIADYVLSTFPKSEHEKLSAMVADACDAIEFRLKAPFEETMAKFNR encoded by the coding sequence ATGAGGTGGATTGCAGGACTTGGCAATCCCGGTGCTGCTTATCAAGGAACCCGGCATAATGTCGGATTTATGGTTGTTGATGAGCTTGCAAGGCGCTGGGGCATTAGTGTAACGCAAAATAAATGCAAGGCATTAATCGGAGAAGGCAACGTACAAGGCACGAAGGTTGTCCTTATTAAACCGATGACATATATGAATTTGTCTGGAGAGTCAGTAAGATCATTTCTAGATTACTTTAAGGCTGAGGTTCAGGACGGCTTAATCGTTTATGATGATTTGGATACGGAGATCGGCAAGCTTCGCCTTCGTTATCAAGGCAGTGCGGGCGGGCATAACGGAATCAAATCATTGATTCAGCATTTGGGCACGCAAACTTTTGACCGCGTTCGGATGGGCATTTCGCGCCCGCAGCCAGGCATGAACATTGCGGACTATGTGCTCTCCACTTTTCCGAAGAGCGAGCATGAGAAATTGTCTGCTATGGTTGCTGACGCTTGTGATGCTATTGAGTTTAGATTGAAGGCGCCTTTCGAGGAGACAATGGCAAAGTTTAACCGATAA
- a CDS encoding anti-sigma-F factor Fin family protein, producing the protein MAVNYICRHCRTSMGSLSGSNITEHQLGFHFLTPEERSDIIAYDPNGDVTVKVVCDYCREAIDANPELHLVTSPLQ; encoded by the coding sequence ATGGCAGTAAACTATATTTGTCGGCACTGCAGAACATCGATGGGGTCGCTTAGCGGGTCAAATATAACGGAGCATCAACTGGGCTTCCATTTCTTGACCCCCGAAGAACGCAGCGATATAATAGCGTATGACCCAAATGGGGATGTAACGGTAAAAGTGGTCTGTGATTATTGCCGCGAGGCGATTGATGCGAACCCAGAGCTTCATTTGGTAACTAGTCCTCTTCAATGA
- the mfd gene encoding transcription-repair coupling factor — MKALINAFAADTDVQSVISGIRKGMREQMISGLAGSSRQVLIAALREDVERPMLVVTHNMFSAQKIAEDLQECLSSENVLLYPANELVAAEAAISSPETLAQRMDVLIKLSQGYRGIVVVPFSGVRRYLPISSVMAEAQVEVQVGQSLPIDAYLRQMTALGYTRADRVELRGDMSVRGGIVDFYPLTASQAYRIEWFGDDVDSIRTFDPADQRSLDRLESYVVPPCQELLADGHRMETAANHAQRLLEKQLDKMTDRTAKDRLRTELGGEIERLREHVYFPEIYKYISLLYPERQTILDYMPADTLLILDEPTRLIETAKQLERDEAEWSMHLLQNGKSLPDLALARDTEEILHHRPFPTLFLSLFLRQIPHSQPQNILNMTSRSMQNFHGQMNVLKAEMERWRKTGATVMMLAGNAERMERMRRVLDDYSIETPTLLEGNLQSGFELPSSHLVIITEGEMFSQKQRKARKMDKKVDNAERIKSYTELKVGDYVVHHNHGIGKYVGIGTLEIAGIHKDYLHILYAGGDKLSVPIEQVDMIQKYVGNEDKEPKVNKLGGSEWTRAKSKVKASVQDIADDLIKLYAERQTAPGYAFGQDTSYQNEFEAMFPYDETRDQLRAIEEIKKDMEKTQPMDRLLCGDVGYGKTEVAIRAAFKSAMDSKQVAVLVPTTILAQQHYETFRERFAGYPINVQVLSRFRSRKEQNETMKGLKAGTVDVVIGTHRLLSQDIIFKSLGLLIVDEEQRFGVSHKEKLKKLKTNVDVLTLTATPIPRTLHMSMLGVRDLSVIETPPENRFPVQTYVVEYSPSLVRESIERELARGGQVYYLYNRVQGIYQMAEQINALVPGARVAVGHGQMSEQELEKTILDFLDGESDVLVSTSIIETGVDIPNVNTLIVHDADKMGLSQLYQLRGRVGRSNRIAYAYFTYQRDKVLTEVAEKRLQSIKEFTELGSGFKIAMRDLSIRGAGNLLGAEQHGFIASVGFDMYSQMLADEIAKRKAEMSGEEIKEEKPVSMLIDISVDAYLPSDYIYDSIQKIEIYKKVAAIRTFEEADDVIDELVDRFGDLPQAVSNLLAVARLKVYGTMYGIEQLSGKGDDLLLRYAASEKRRIDRKKVDQLCLKHENRFKQGSEQEPNPSILLRGKGLNMEQKIHMIEQFLQAYKDVLLYKDELQDATT, encoded by the coding sequence TTGAAAGCTTTAATTAATGCTTTTGCCGCGGATACGGACGTTCAGTCCGTTATATCCGGTATTCGTAAAGGCATGCGTGAGCAGATGATATCTGGCCTCGCAGGCTCTTCCAGACAAGTGCTCATTGCAGCGCTGCGGGAGGATGTAGAGCGTCCTATGCTTGTTGTGACGCATAACATGTTCTCTGCGCAGAAGATTGCGGAGGACCTGCAGGAATGTCTTTCGTCAGAAAATGTATTATTATATCCCGCAAATGAGCTGGTAGCTGCAGAAGCGGCGATCTCGAGTCCTGAGACGCTTGCGCAGCGAATGGATGTGCTGATCAAGCTGTCCCAAGGCTATCGCGGGATTGTTGTCGTGCCCTTCTCCGGCGTTCGGCGCTATTTGCCTATAAGCAGTGTTATGGCTGAAGCGCAAGTAGAGGTTCAAGTTGGCCAGTCACTGCCGATAGATGCTTATCTGCGGCAAATGACCGCTCTTGGTTATACACGGGCTGACCGCGTAGAATTGCGCGGCGATATGAGCGTGCGCGGCGGGATTGTTGACTTCTATCCGCTTACGGCTTCACAAGCGTACCGGATCGAGTGGTTTGGCGATGACGTTGATTCCATACGTACCTTTGATCCAGCAGATCAACGTTCTTTGGATCGCTTGGAATCTTATGTGGTTCCGCCATGCCAAGAGCTGCTCGCAGACGGACACCGTATGGAGACAGCGGCTAATCATGCGCAGCGGCTGCTAGAGAAGCAGCTCGATAAGATGACAGATCGTACAGCCAAGGATCGACTTCGCACGGAGCTGGGCGGAGAGATTGAAAGGCTGCGTGAGCATGTTTATTTTCCGGAAATTTATAAATATATTTCGTTGTTATACCCAGAGCGTCAAACGATTCTTGACTATATGCCAGCCGACACGCTGCTAATACTAGACGAGCCAACGCGTTTAATAGAGACAGCGAAGCAATTGGAGCGGGATGAAGCGGAATGGTCCATGCATTTGCTGCAAAACGGCAAGTCGCTTCCGGATCTTGCTCTTGCCCGCGATACAGAGGAGATTTTGCATCACCGTCCGTTTCCAACGCTTTTCTTGTCCTTATTCTTAAGGCAAATTCCGCATTCGCAGCCGCAAAATATATTGAACATGACAAGCCGCTCGATGCAAAATTTTCATGGGCAAATGAATGTGCTGAAGGCAGAAATGGAACGTTGGCGCAAGACGGGTGCCACAGTAATGATGCTTGCCGGCAATGCAGAGCGCATGGAACGCATGCGCCGAGTTCTTGACGACTATAGCATTGAGACGCCTACTCTGCTAGAAGGTAATTTGCAGTCCGGTTTTGAGCTGCCATCCTCTCACCTTGTCATTATTACTGAAGGCGAGATGTTCTCCCAAAAGCAGCGCAAAGCCCGGAAAATGGATAAAAAAGTTGATAATGCCGAGCGTATTAAGAGCTATACAGAGCTTAAGGTCGGCGACTATGTCGTTCACCATAACCATGGTATAGGCAAGTATGTAGGCATTGGCACGCTTGAAATAGCAGGTATTCATAAAGATTATTTGCATATTCTCTATGCTGGCGGCGATAAGCTGTCTGTTCCAATCGAGCAAGTGGATATGATTCAGAAGTACGTCGGCAATGAAGATAAAGAGCCTAAGGTCAATAAACTCGGCGGCAGTGAATGGACACGGGCGAAGAGCAAAGTAAAAGCATCCGTTCAGGATATTGCTGATGATTTGATCAAGCTGTATGCGGAGCGGCAGACGGCACCGGGGTACGCTTTTGGACAAGATACGTCGTATCAGAATGAGTTCGAAGCGATGTTCCCTTATGACGAGACGCGTGACCAGCTCAGAGCGATCGAAGAGATTAAGAAGGACATGGAGAAAACCCAGCCGATGGATAGGCTGTTATGCGGAGACGTCGGTTACGGAAAAACCGAGGTCGCCATTCGTGCTGCCTTCAAATCAGCAATGGACAGCAAACAGGTAGCGGTGCTAGTTCCGACGACAATTTTGGCGCAGCAGCATTATGAGACATTCCGCGAGCGTTTTGCAGGTTATCCGATTAACGTTCAGGTGCTCAGTCGTTTCCGTTCACGCAAGGAGCAGAATGAAACGATGAAGGGCCTGAAGGCGGGAACAGTAGATGTCGTTATTGGGACGCATCGACTGCTGTCGCAGGATATTATTTTCAAGTCGCTCGGCCTTCTGATCGTGGATGAGGAACAACGTTTTGGCGTATCGCATAAGGAAAAGTTGAAGAAGCTGAAAACTAATGTCGACGTGCTTACGCTGACTGCAACACCAATTCCAAGAACGCTTCATATGTCGATGCTTGGCGTGCGGGACTTGTCTGTTATTGAAACGCCGCCGGAAAATCGTTTCCCTGTGCAAACCTATGTTGTGGAGTACAGCCCGTCCCTCGTACGGGAGTCGATAGAGCGCGAGCTGGCACGTGGAGGCCAAGTCTATTATTTGTATAACCGTGTTCAAGGCATCTACCAAATGGCGGAGCAAATCAATGCCCTTGTACCAGGTGCTAGAGTTGCGGTCGGCCATGGGCAAATGTCAGAGCAGGAGCTGGAGAAGACCATCCTTGATTTCCTCGATGGTGAATCCGATGTTCTGGTAAGCACCAGCATTATTGAGACAGGCGTCGATATTCCGAATGTGAATACGCTTATTGTGCATGATGCTGATAAAATGGGACTCTCTCAGCTGTATCAGCTGCGCGGACGCGTTGGTCGTTCGAATCGTATTGCATACGCGTATTTCACGTATCAACGGGATAAGGTGCTTACGGAGGTTGCCGAGAAGCGTCTGCAATCCATCAAAGAATTTACTGAGCTCGGCTCAGGCTTCAAAATCGCGATGCGCGATCTATCGATTCGTGGAGCGGGCAACTTGCTCGGGGCGGAGCAGCATGGCTTTATTGCCTCGGTAGGCTTCGACATGTATTCGCAGATGCTGGCTGATGAGATCGCGAAGCGCAAAGCGGAGATGAGCGGCGAAGAAATCAAAGAAGAGAAGCCAGTTAGCATGCTTATTGATATTAGCGTAGATGCTTATTTGCCTTCGGATTACATTTATGACAGCATCCAAAAAATTGAGATCTATAAAAAAGTGGCTGCTATCCGAACGTTCGAAGAGGCAGATGATGTGATTGATGAGCTTGTGGATCGTTTTGGCGATTTACCGCAAGCGGTAAGCAATTTGCTCGCAGTGGCTAGATTAAAAGTGTATGGCACGATGTATGGTATTGAACAGCTCAGCGGCAAAGGTGATGATCTGCTGCTTCGTTACGCAGCTAGCGAGAAGCGGAGGATTGACCGTAAGAAGGTTGATCAGCTTTGTCTGAAGCATGAGAACCGCTTTAAGCAGGGCAGCGAGCAGGAGCCAAACCCAAGTATTTTGCTGCGCGGCAAGGGATTGAATATGGAGCAGAAAATTCATATGATTGAACAATTTTTGCAAGCGTACAAGGATGTTCTCCTTTATAAAGACGAATTGCAAGATGCGACAACATAG
- a CDS encoding peptidylprolyl isomerase yields MLHSSRKSAWRKGALLIVAVVLVLTMAACGGAKETEVATYKGGNVTDKEFNKYLDVFTVMQPAYAQVIEIPQFKEQLLQQYISYKILSGQASKEDVKKAETEVKEQMKQYKTALSQDAELKAAVDAKKLKDKDMENYLLMTSKLVAHMNAQVTEEEMKAEYEKNGINYATVSVRHILVSTKTTDPTTQEEKEIRTDAEALARAKEVKDKLAAGGDWAALAKEYSDDPGSKDAGGLYADKKNGQWVEEFKQAAYKQEIGVIGEPVKTDFGYHVILVEKRDTPAFDKLTDADKESVKGTVASEKMNKYMTDELPKQEIVIKLPKASDTPASDAPAGEETPATDAPATEAPATK; encoded by the coding sequence ATGTTACACAGTTCACGCAAATCGGCATGGCGCAAAGGCGCGCTGCTTATTGTGGCAGTCGTGCTGGTCTTGACGATGGCGGCATGCGGCGGCGCGAAGGAAACAGAAGTTGCAACCTATAAAGGCGGCAATGTGACAGACAAGGAATTCAACAAGTATTTGGATGTATTTACGGTAATGCAGCCAGCGTATGCGCAAGTTATTGAAATTCCGCAATTTAAGGAGCAGCTGCTCCAGCAGTATATTTCCTACAAAATTTTAAGCGGCCAGGCTTCTAAGGAAGACGTTAAAAAGGCTGAAACAGAAGTAAAAGAACAAATGAAGCAGTACAAAACAGCACTTTCCCAAGATGCGGAATTGAAAGCTGCTGTAGATGCTAAAAAATTAAAAGACAAAGATATGGAAAACTATTTGCTTATGACTTCCAAGCTTGTAGCTCATATGAACGCTCAAGTAACTGAGGAAGAAATGAAAGCAGAATATGAAAAGAACGGTATTAACTATGCAACCGTTTCTGTTCGCCACATCTTGGTATCAACCAAAACAACGGATCCAACTACACAAGAAGAAAAAGAGATTCGCACGGATGCAGAAGCATTGGCTCGTGCTAAAGAAGTGAAAGACAAGCTGGCAGCAGGCGGAGACTGGGCTGCCCTTGCCAAAGAATACTCCGACGATCCAGGCTCGAAGGACGCAGGCGGTCTATATGCGGACAAGAAGAATGGTCAATGGGTAGAAGAGTTTAAACAAGCTGCTTATAAACAAGAAATTGGCGTTATCGGCGAGCCTGTGAAAACAGATTTTGGCTACCATGTTATCCTTGTTGAGAAACGTGATACGCCAGCATTTGATAAATTAACTGATGCAGATAAAGAATCAGTAAAAGGTACAGTTGCTTCTGAGAAAATGAACAAATACATGACAGACGAGCTTCCTAAGCAAGAAATCGTCATTAAGCTTCCAAAAGCAAGTGATACTCCTGCTAGCGATGCTCCTGCTGGTGAAGAAACGCCGGCTACGGATGCTCCAGCTACAGAAGCACCTGCAACGAAATAA